ACAGAGGGAATGTTGGATACAGCTGGCATGTTCCTCAATGAAATATTCAATCCCCCTTCGAGACTGTTACAATCCTATAATAGCAAAAGTTGACCAAGAACTAATTGAAAGTTTTCGCACTAAAGACCTGTTCTATTCTAATTTATTAGAAAAAACCACCGCTCTTCTCAAGGAATATTCTGTATATACTTCCAAAAGACAAAGAGTTATGGATTGGTTGTCTATTGACGTTGCATTGGTTTACTTTGACAGGGGGAATTATCAAGAATGCATGACTATTCTTCAATCATCTTATGATTTTTATATGGAATCTCATTGGCCAGTTATTAGCACATGGCTGTTAGAGTTCTACGTTGAATGTATTAAAAAATCTACAGATGTTGAAGTAATAGATGTTGATGGAGACTTAGTTCCTAAGTCCATTGTCTTGAGTAATTCTTACTTAAACCTTCTCACATCGAAGGGGGATGCTGCAGGGCATTGGTGGGatgaatttttgaattgCAATACtgaaaataatgacaatCTAGTTTATCCACttgataatatttttttggttgaTATTCCTCGTCGAGTTTCCCCGGTTGCTCCTAACAAATATGGTATCGACATATCGTTTAGTAAAAAATCAATCAGTAAAGATATTAATGTATCATTTGCAAAACTATTAATGAAGAACTACTCAGATGAGTTTTTAACTTTCTCATCCAATGATTTAACGCTTACCGGTGATACTTCTACATATACATTAACATCTAATAATATCGTATGGTGCACATTTGAATTGGTTTCATTAGAAATTATGGTGGGAACGACTGTTTTTAAGAAAGAGTTTGACTCATTCGAAACTGAAGATAGCTTAAAGTTGGAACCTTGTCAATTTGCTGGTTCATTTAATATTGATGTTCATAAATTCATCGAAAAAATTGGCGAATGTAGTTATCTGAAATTGTGCTTTGAAAATCCTGAGGAAGTGGACAGTTTTACATTAAGTATAACAACAAGTGAAGATGGTGTTGTGTTTGAGGGTGGACAGAAGCACTTTGTTGTTAAAGATTTAAATGTCACGAGGGTTCCTTTTTCAATGTTATCAACAACCTCTAGTAAATTTACTATAAAAACGTTGCTGTCATTTACTAGAGATGGTGAAGATTTTACAGAGAGTAGTATTCATGAAATTGACTGCAGTTTACCATTAGCAGTTACTGTTAATGATATTTACCTAGAAAAAAAGTTGTTATTTGATTTCTCCTTAAAGGTATTAGCTGATGAGCCTATAATTCTTTGTGCTGCGGAGTTATCATCTACTTCTCCAGATATGTTCACCATTACTAACGGACAGTCATTTtcagatcaagaagtacTGAACCCTTGTCTCAATGCACCATATCAgatatattttcaaatttccaaaaacaGTGGtaagttttcttcttctgatagCTTCAATTTATCATTAAAATATCTTCGTTTAAACCAGTATCTTGAAGTTATGCTTCAAACTTATCTATCAAATAAGTTGAACGATGTGGATTATGAAAACCTATGGAAATCCTACATCTTGccttttttgaaattcGATTTGAAGGCATTTGAAATGTCAAGGAAATTAACTGTAATTAAGAAAGAatcgatgatgaaaattCGAATGAACCAAGAAAAGTCATTTGCTAAACAAGATAGACACAAGTCTCTTCTGAACGAGTTAACATCGGGGATatcaattgatgaaattgaaattaaCAAACGCTCTCTAACTGAATCTCTAGAAGAATTAGTTATATGCGTAAAACCCCCAGCAATGGAGATATTTTTCTCTGTTACATTTTCACGTGTAAATCCTACTGTTGAGTTAGAGCCTGGTGTTTCATCAGTTTTTAGGGTTTCTATAACTAGTTTACATGATGATTGGGAAACTAAAGATGAACAAGTAAAAGCTGTTTTCACGGTAAACAATAACTCAGAATGGGCAGTGGGTGGTAAAAGGCGTTTCGAAGTGGATTCAAAACAAATTACCGTTGATGTGAATCTAATACCTTTAAGAAGAGGTTATCTCAATTATCCAGCTGTTGAGATTACAAATCTAGATGGAGATTCGGTGGGTCAAATTGACTACCATGATTCTAACGAtaaaatattgatattttaaGTACAGTATTTGTATTAATTTATAGACTTTATTTGTAACTATTAATGGCATTCAGTAAGAATATTGGAGACGGCTTAAAACTAACAGTGTCTGGTTTCAAACCTTTTTCTAGGAGGTACTTTTCCGTTGTAGGACCTATGCTAGCAATTTTATAGCCcttgttctcttttagGTACTCAATTATATCTTCCGTACCCTGGGGACTAAAGAACACAATCCATGTGGAGGGCTTGTTCATAACCGCTTGGTTATTCTCATCATTCTTATAGTGCAAAATAAAACGATCAATATTGTCTAACAGATTCTCGGTTTTGTAAGTTACAATTTCGTTGACCTTGTAGCCATTAGCTTTAAGTTTCTTGGGAATGATATCTCTTCTTATTTCTCCAactaaaaacaaaaagtgaTCAATCTCTTCCTCAGAATGCGATTTAACAATCAGATCAGCAAGTAATCCGCCATTTCCAACTTCGACTCCTCCTCTTATGTTTTGAAAACCAGAATTTCTCAAGAACTCCGAAGTGGCCGGTCCAACTGTGTATATAGtcttttcctttaaaaGAGATTGCTCTTCCGTAGTCATTTTAGGAAGTATTGACTCATTTAGACATTCGACTGTTCGTTGTGAAGTAACTATAATGTATTTCAATTTCGTTAGGTAGCTCCTGTTTCTGAATAGCGTCAACGCTTCGTCTGGAACATGGAAATGGCGTATTAGTGGAACAAATACAGGTTCAAACCCTCCATCTGTAAAAGTGGTTTCGTACGGGTCTGTAGgtgttgttttgttcttaAGAAAAATTATTCTGGACATTGGTTACTTTATGGTCAGTCCTGTTTGTTTCAGAGTGACTTATAAGCTATATATCATTTACTTCTTACCAATGGTCGGTTTGTCCTTAATATATGCATCCGAAATCCCAGGACTTACCAGACCCgattcaatttttttcttttaccAGATGTGGCATAGCCGTTCAGGATCTAAAAAAAAGCCAGGTACAGAATGTAAACCCAGATGATAATGTATTCTCTATGGAAAGGCGGCACTCTCAGCTTTATATCTACATTAGAGTTTGCGCATGTACAGcttgtatatgtatatatttattttatacTTACATCTTTACAGCACAACAAGATAGAAAAAGTACTATATTTtatactatattatattattttatattatatgatactattttatattatatgatactatattataatatcaaTGCTGGTTTAAAgtatttgaaagagaaCTGTCAATTCATTCCCATTCAACAGTAGCTGGAGGCTTAGAAGTGATATCGTAAGTGACTCTGGCGACACCGTCGACTTCGTTGACGATTCTTGAAGCGACATTCTTTAAGAATGAATGCTCGAATGGGAACCAATCAGCAGTCATGAAATCAGTAGTTTCAATGGCTCTCAAAGCAATGACTTGCTCATAGGTTCTTTGATCACCCATGACACCAACAGATTTAACAGGTAGCAAACAAGCGAATGCTTGAGAAATTTTGTTATATAGGCCAGCTTTTctaatttcttcaatatagATGTAATCGGCCTTTCTTGCGATAGCAACTTGTTCTCTGGTGACTTCACCTAGGACACGGATAGCAATACCTGGACCTGGGAAAGGATGTCTCCAAACCAAATCATGGGGAATTCCCAATAATTCACCCAATTCTCTGACTTCATCCTTGAACAATTCTCTCAATGGCTCAATCAACTTCAATTTCatgttttccaaaagacCACCGACGTTGTGGTGAGTCTTGATGGTTTGAGAAGGACCCTTGAAAGAGATGGATTCGATGACATCAGGGTATAAAGTACCTTGTAACAAAaattcaatttctttaccAGACTTTGGCTTGATCTTTAGAGCTTCTCTTTCGAAAACATGGATGAAGGTGTTACCAATgatctttctcttcttttctgggTCAGTGACACCCTTCAACTTGTCCAAAAACTCGTCTGCGGCGTCAACGACGGTCAAGTTGATACCCAAACCTTCACCCAAAGTCTTCTTGACGGTAGCAGCTTCGTTCAATCTCAAGACACCGTTGTCAACCATGATAGCGTGGAATCTGTCACCAATGGCTCTGTCCATCAATTTAGCAGCGACGGTAGAATCGACACCACCGGAAACAGCACCAATAACTTCGGCTTCAGGACCAACCAAGTCtctgattctttgaatttcagTGTCAATGAAGTTTTCCATATTCCAGCTCTGACTAGCCTTACAGATGTCAACGGCGAAGTTTCTCAATAGAGTCTTACCTTGAGTAGAGTGAGTAACTTCTGGGTGGAATTGAATACCGTAGATTGGCTTTTCTTCGTGAGCAATACCGCAGAATGGAGAGTTG
The Kluyveromyces marxianus DMKU3-1042 DNA, complete genome, chromosome 1 DNA segment above includes these coding regions:
- the TRS130 gene encoding transport protein particle complex II subunit TRS130 — translated: MTESDETSIIPCVEISYFDPFHLFEGLRNELEQRLPLINLHWKSKEGTLKTIPKLRVDFKASTGEKLVEEYVLKPFINCVIVSCESVEEYRSKIRPLIKNWLPLQDDVYCTNIAILHSNKEVMDSNMFKSISLIEKFSKDFPSLKTIETKTVYKSNEERDSFWSALINKLKQDLLEVFERRIQIYSLASKNETDPVKCVMLHENLLKIYLSFQLCDEASKEISSLESLLTDSKKFPVPLGELQSAVFNQDNFTVNTISTLLSKNELTFFRLHKCIVRAQLELFIISSESRDSAEKLNTAFHNFIWKLYSHYKHDEKWLQFKYSLYDEFIYLSLFDSIKSDFLKLMLCDLKNEQRECWIQLACSSMKYSIPLRDCYNPIIAKVDQELIESFRTKDLFYSNLLEKTTALLKEYSVYTSKRQRVMDWLSIDVALVYFDRGNYQECMTILQSSYDFYMESHWPVISTWLLEFYVECIKKSTDVEVIDVDGDLVPKSIVLSNSYLNLLTSKGDAAGHWWDEFLNCNTENNDNLVYPLDNIFLVDIPRRVSPVAPNKYGIDISFSKKSISKDINVSFAKLLMKNYSDEFLTFSSNDLTLTGDTSTYTLTSNNIVWCTFELVSLEIMVGTTVFKKEFDSFETEDSLKLEPCQFAGSFNIDVHKFIEKIGECSYLKLCFENPEEVDSFTLSITTSEDGVVFEGGQKHFVVKDLNVTRVPFSMLSTTSSKFTIKTLLSFTRDGEDFTESSIHEIDCSLPLAVTVNDIYLEKKLLFDFSLKVLADEPIILCAAELSSTSPDMFTITNGQSFSDQEVLNPCLNAPYQIYFQISKNSGKFSSSDSFNLSLKYLRLNQYLEVMLQTYLSNKLNDVDYENLWKSYILPFLKFDLKAFEMSRKLTVIKKESMMKIRMNQEKSFAKQDRHKSLLNELTSGISIDEIEINKRSLTESLEELVICVKPPAMEIFFSVTFSRVNPTVELEPGVSSVFRVSITSLHDDWETKDEQVKAVFTVNNNSEWAVGGKRRFEVDSKQITVDVNLIPLRRGYLNYPAVEITNLDGDSVGQIDYHDSNDKILIF
- the HEM4 gene encoding uroporphyrinogen-III synthase HEM4, with amino-acid sequence MSRIIFLKNKTTPTDPYETTFTDGGFEPVFVPLIRHFHVPDEALTLFRNRSYLTKLKYIIVTSQRTVECLNESILPKMTTEEQSLLKEKTIYTVGPATSEFLRNSGFQNIRGGVEVGNGGLLADLIVKSHSEEEIDHFLFLVGEIRRDIIPKKLKANGYKVNEIVTYKTENLLDNIDRFILHYKNDENNQAVMNKPSTWIVFFSPQGTEDIIEYLKENKGYKIASIGPTTEKYLLEKGLKPDTVSFKPSPIFLLNAINSYK
- the GUA1 gene encoding GMP synthase (glutamine-hydrolyzing) (glutamine-hydrolyzing); amino-acid sequence: MAPVEVSNVFDTILVLDFGSQYSHLITRRLREFNVYAEMLPCTQKIADLGWTPKGVILSGGPYSVYEKDAPHVDKAVFDLNVPVLGICYGLQEIAWINNTEVGRGEKREYGPSTLHVQDKQCPLFANVDNSTVWMSHHDKLHGLPTGFKITATSDNSPFCGIAHEEKPIYGIQFHPEVTHSTQGKTLLRNFAVDICKASQSWNMENFIDTEIQRIRDLVGPEAEVIGAVSGGVDSTVAAKLMDRAIGDRFHAIMVDNGVLRLNEAATVKKTLGEGLGINLTVVDAADEFLDKLKGVTDPEKKRKIIGNTFIHVFEREALKIKPKSGKEIEFLLQGTLYPDVIESISFKGPSQTIKTHHNVGGLLENMKLKLIEPLRELFKDEVRELGELLGIPHDLVWRHPFPGPGIAIRVLGEVTREQVAIARKADYIYIEEIRKAGLYNKISQAFACLLPVKSVGVMGDQRTYEQVIALRAIETTDFMTADWFPFEHSFLKNVASRIVNEVDGVARVTYDITSKPPATVEWE